Sequence from the Fibrobacter sp. UWH4 genome:
TGCTCACGCTAGCAGTAACTTTGCACAACTTGCCCGAGGGCATGGCAGTCGGTATCGTTTTCGCAGGCTGGCTTTCGGGGAATGTGGCCATCACGCTTTCGGGGGCGTTTGCGCTTGCCATAGGCATCGCCATCCAGAATTTCCCTGAAGGGGCGGTGGTTTCGCTCCCGCTCCGTGCCGAAGGGGCTTCCCGCAAAAAGGCTTTCGCCTTGGGAGCGCTCTCCGGAGCGGTAGAACCCGTAGGAGCCTTAATCACGCTGCTTGCGGCTGAGGCGCTCTCGCCGTTCATGCCCTACCTGCTCTCACTTGCGGCGGGCGCCATGATTTATGTCGTAATCGAAGAAATGCTCCCCGAAGTCAGCGAGGGAGAGCATTTTGATGCCGGCACCATCCTTTTTGCCGTGGGCTTCACGCTCATGATGGTGCTCGACAGCGCGCTATAAAATTTCACTTAGAAAATCAGTAATCCGATGTGGTAGCCGATAAAGGCGAGCCCCAAAGAAAGCGCCAAATAATACCCCATGATGGTGGCTAGCCACTTGAACGAGCCGGCCTCACGGTAGGTCGTACCCATCGCCAGCACGCAGGGAACGTTGAACATCGACGCAAACAGGAATGCGAGCGCTTCGGGCTTGCTGATGGTACTTGCAAGCGCCTCGCCCAAGTTTTCACTTGCCGCCACGCGGGTCACAAGAGAGAACGCCTCGCCGGTGTGGTTGAAGAGCGTGCTCATGATGCCAAGCGATGCTTCCTTGCTGAACATGCCGCCCAGATAAGAGACGAACAGCTCCCAGCGCATTCCGAAGAACATCGTCACCGGCTCAATCGCATTGCCAATCTTGTACAGGAGCGTGTTTTCCACATTGCCGTCGCCTGCGTAAGAGAGCGCCCAGAAAAGGGCCGCCACCATCAGGATCATCTTCAAGGCCTTCTTGAAAATACCCCAGGTGCTGCGCCCGACCATCGCGGCAATCATCTTCCAATGCGGCTTGTGATACGGCGGCAGCTCCATAATCATACCCACTCGTTCATTCTGCGGGACAAGCT
This genomic interval carries:
- a CDS encoding ZIP family metal transporter; the protein is MNEPVLQIAQGLAIPFLGTVLGAACVFFMKKQMGQNLKRGLLSFAAGVMVAASVWSLLLPAISASESMGKLAFIPATVGFWAGILFLYILDKITPHLHLGSATPEGPKAKLKRTTMLTLAVTLHNLPEGMAVGIVFAGWLSGNVAITLSGAFALAIGIAIQNFPEGAVVSLPLRAEGASRKKAFALGALSGAVEPVGALITLLAAEALSPFMPYLLSLAAGAMIYVVIEEMLPEVSEGEHFDAGTILFAVGFTLMMVLDSAL